In the Corynebacterium suedekumii genome, one interval contains:
- a CDS encoding glycosyltransferase family 2 protein — protein sequence MVTSLPIAVVTVTYSPGPHLAAFLDSIPAATRRGAVVVLADNGSTDGVPEAAAAERGNVQFLPTGGNLGYGSGVNVAARHLQPLRDAGEIDPEFFLISNPDVVFTPEAIDELIACARRWPVAAAVGPRIEEPDGSIYPSARSVPTLGNGIGHALLGSIYPDNPWSRSYRDNADMDNERTAGWLSGSCLLVRWDAFDAVGGFDERYFMYMEDVDLGDRFHRAGYVNVYCPAAVITHAKGHAAGEHPETMLPAHHESAYRFQSDRLPRWWQAPVRLALKAGLKARGAVAVGQALKRKDTRP from the coding sequence ATTGTGACTAGCCTGCCTATCGCCGTTGTCACGGTGACCTATTCCCCGGGACCGCATCTGGCGGCCTTCCTGGACAGCATCCCCGCGGCCACCCGCCGGGGTGCTGTCGTCGTGCTCGCCGACAACGGATCCACCGACGGAGTCCCCGAGGCCGCGGCCGCGGAGCGGGGCAACGTGCAGTTCCTGCCCACCGGCGGCAACCTCGGCTACGGCTCGGGCGTCAACGTCGCCGCCCGCCACCTGCAGCCGCTGAGGGACGCCGGGGAGATCGACCCGGAGTTCTTCCTCATCTCCAACCCGGACGTGGTGTTCACGCCGGAGGCCATCGACGAGCTCATCGCCTGCGCCCGCCGCTGGCCCGTGGCGGCGGCCGTGGGCCCGCGGATCGAGGAGCCGGACGGCTCCATCTACCCCTCCGCCCGTTCGGTGCCCACCCTGGGTAACGGTATCGGCCACGCCCTGCTGGGCTCGATCTACCCGGACAACCCGTGGTCGCGGTCCTACCGCGACAACGCGGACATGGACAACGAGCGCACCGCGGGCTGGCTGTCCGGTTCGTGCCTGCTCGTGCGCTGGGATGCCTTCGACGCCGTCGGCGGTTTCGACGAGCGCTACTTCATGTACATGGAGGACGTCGATCTCGGCGACCGTTTCCACCGCGCCGGCTACGTCAACGTCTACTGCCCGGCCGCGGTGATCACCCACGCCAAGGGCCACGCCGCCGGCGAACACCCGGAGACGATGCTGCCCGCCCACCACGAGTCGGCGTACCGGTTCCAGTCGGACCGGCTGCCGCGCTGGTGGCAGGCTCCCGTACGGCTCGCCCTGAAAGCCGGGCTCAAGGCCCGCGGCGCGGTCGCCGTGGGGCAGGCACTCAAACGAAAGGACACCCGACCATGA
- a CDS encoding NDP-sugar synthase, giving the protein MTANPAQTDAVILVGGRGTRLRPLTVNTPKPMLLTAGYPFLQHLLARIKAAGITHVVLGTSYRAEVFEEYFGDGSDMGLEIEYVVEEEALGTGGGIRNVYDKLRHDTVMVFNGDVLAGTDLTAILDTHHEKNADVTMHLVRVADPRAFGCVPTDTDGRVLEFLEKTEDPPTDQINAGCYVFRREVIEAIPAGRVVSVERETFPGLLADGARVYGHVDHAYWRDMGRPDDFVRGSSDLVRGIAHSPLLEGRTGESLIDESAFVAGGAILVGGTSIGRGSEIGAGCRLDDTVVHDGVTIEPGAIIEDSIIASGARIGANARITGCVVGEGANIGARCELLGGMRVWPGVSIPDNGVRFSSDA; this is encoded by the coding sequence ATGACGGCCAACCCTGCACAGACTGATGCAGTGATCCTGGTCGGCGGCCGAGGCACCCGCCTGCGTCCGCTGACGGTGAACACCCCCAAGCCGATGCTGCTCACGGCCGGCTACCCCTTCCTACAGCACCTGCTCGCCCGCATCAAGGCGGCCGGGATCACCCACGTCGTGCTGGGCACGTCCTACCGTGCGGAGGTCTTCGAGGAGTACTTCGGCGACGGCTCCGACATGGGCCTGGAAATCGAGTACGTCGTGGAGGAGGAGGCCCTGGGCACCGGCGGCGGCATCCGCAACGTCTACGACAAGCTGCGGCACGACACCGTCATGGTCTTCAACGGCGACGTCCTCGCCGGCACGGATCTCACCGCCATCCTGGACACCCACCACGAGAAGAACGCGGACGTGACCATGCACCTGGTGCGCGTCGCCGATCCGCGCGCCTTCGGCTGCGTGCCCACCGACACCGACGGTCGCGTGCTGGAGTTCCTGGAGAAGACCGAGGATCCGCCCACCGACCAGATCAACGCCGGCTGCTACGTCTTCCGCCGCGAGGTCATCGAGGCCATCCCCGCCGGCCGCGTCGTCTCCGTCGAGCGCGAGACCTTCCCGGGCCTGCTCGCCGACGGTGCCCGCGTCTACGGCCACGTCGACCACGCCTACTGGCGTGACATGGGCCGCCCGGACGACTTCGTCCGCGGTTCCTCCGATCTTGTCCGCGGCATCGCGCATTCCCCGCTGCTCGAGGGGCGCACCGGGGAATCGCTTATCGACGAATCCGCGTTCGTCGCCGGTGGTGCCATCCTGGTCGGCGGTACGTCCATCGGCCGCGGTTCCGAGATCGGGGCCGGCTGCCGTCTCGACGACACCGTCGTCCACGACGGGGTGACCATCGAGCCGGGTGCGATCATCGAGGACTCCATCATCGCCTCCGGCGCCCGGATCGGTGCCAACGCCCGGATCACCGGCTGTGTCGTCGGTGAGGGCGCGAACATCGGCGCGCGGTGTGAGCTGCTCGGCGGTATGCGTGTGTGGCCGGGCGTGAGCATCCCGGACAACGGAGTGCGTTTCTCCTCGGATGCGTGA
- a CDS encoding WhiB family transcriptional regulator: MEDMANNAILRGGTGGIAGSAMELSLDELFGAVEQEWQDQALCAQTDPEAFFPEKGGSTREAKRICQACAVRDDCLEYALEHDERFGIWGGLSDRERRRLKRQIG, translated from the coding sequence GTGGAAGACATGGCTAACAACGCCATTCTCCGTGGCGGAACGGGCGGGATTGCCGGGTCTGCGATGGAGTTGAGCCTGGACGAGCTCTTCGGGGCCGTCGAACAGGAATGGCAGGACCAGGCACTGTGTGCCCAGACCGATCCCGAGGCGTTCTTCCCGGAGAAGGGCGGCTCCACCCGCGAGGCCAAGCGCATTTGCCAGGCCTGCGCGGTACGCGATGACTGCCTGGAGTACGCGCTCGAGCACGATGAGCGTTTCGGCATCTGGGGCGGGCTCTCCGATCGTGAGCGCCGCCGCCTCAAGCGTCAGATCGGCTGA
- a CDS encoding metallopeptidase family protein — MHTRTFRDRRGRGIRGPVLPMAAPRFRSRRESFDVAVLEAYAPIQHGYSEQLAHLDLAVDTVPRMRLRPDMILPDEIVADGPVPLGRVIPAGVDPQGRPTRARLVIFRMPIEQRATNVREREELLTTVLTALVANYLNLDPRDVDPDSSGEDLSLGQVSRSDA; from the coding sequence ATGCACACCAGGACGTTCCGCGATCGCCGCGGCCGGGGAATCCGCGGCCCCGTGCTGCCCATGGCAGCACCCAGGTTCCGCAGTCGCCGGGAGTCCTTCGACGTCGCCGTCCTCGAGGCCTACGCCCCCATCCAGCACGGCTACTCCGAGCAGCTGGCCCACCTGGACCTGGCGGTGGACACCGTGCCGCGGATGCGGCTGCGCCCGGACATGATCCTGCCCGACGAGATCGTCGCCGACGGGCCGGTCCCCCTCGGCCGCGTCATCCCGGCGGGCGTGGACCCACAGGGCCGGCCCACCAGGGCCCGCCTGGTGATCTTCCGCATGCCCATCGAGCAGCGGGCCACGAATGTGAGAGAGCGGGAGGAACTGCTCACGACAGTCCTCACCGCTCTGGTGGCCAACTACCTCAACCTCGATCCACGGGATGTGGACCCGGATTCCAGTGGTGAGGATCTTTCCTTAGGTCAGGTCAGCCGATCTGACGCTTGA